One Corynebacterium tuberculostearicum DNA window includes the following coding sequences:
- a CDS encoding ATP synthase F0 subunit C produces MNEIILAQDAATTSFDGLQSLGYGLATIGPGLGIGILVGKTVEGMARQPEMAGQLRTTMFLGIAFVEALALIGLVAGFLF; encoded by the coding sequence ATGAACGAGATCATCCTGGCTCAGGACGCAGCAACCACCTCCTTCGACGGCCTTCAGTCCCTCGGCTACGGCCTGGCCACCATCGGCCCGGGCCTGGGCATCGGCATCCTCGTTGGCAAGACCGTTGAGGGCATGGCACGCCAGCCTGAGATGGCCGGCCAGCTGCGTACCACCATGTTCCTGGGTATCGCCTTCGTTGAGGCACTTGCCCTCATCGGCCTCGTTGCAGGCTTCCTGTTCTAA